The DNA region GATTaccataatttgaaaaaaataatgcaTATTAATTTTCTTCCAAATGTCCCGGTTTATGGATAACCCGGGACATAGATATAGAATAGTGCCCGAATCAGGGGCATGGATTATTCCCGGGTCGTACGGATAACCCGGGAATCGGGATAAACGGATTATTAAGTCCCACAAAAGAGCCTAAGGATAGCCGGGACATTTGTTGCCCGGGCTGTGGGACAGACAGGTCGTCAAGGAGAATTTGCAGGGAGGATTCATCAGGAGCCGTGAAGGCGAGTATTTGAGGAGTCCGATCGTCCGGCTGTTAGGGGTCCGGTTTCATGTGTTATTTCCCGGGAAGCATTccacccgggccacctcgatatgaggGAAGCATTTAATACCGCCGATAAACAGAATGTATGTAGCCGACCTATCTTTGACATCAGTGCAAGTGGTTGGTCAAATCAAGTAAGCTGGATGTGACTACTATGCGATTTAACATATCAGAACAATAAGGTATAATCATCCACCCTATCATAATTAATGCTCACACACaaaaaacgaggtcatcattacatcctctactataaatatcaggttctttaCTTGTATTTATTCTCTATTCAGATATTGAATACTCTCATTTATTACTCATTTACTTCCACTCTCCACACCAATCTCACGgccatcacttggctacattggttttattgcttgagtaccctgctgacttaagcatcagagtggtcacgccggacaccactccggcgcccattcacgtggttactttCTTGTTCGCAGATCTCTAAAATCTCAGGAAGGAAAGAAGTTCAGTCCAGACGCTCAACTCATATTTCCTTTAACTTGATAGCAAATCCGGTAGAGTACCCGACCCGACTCATCCATTTCGCCATGgttgcatcattggcgccgtctgtgggaaatctGAGTTCTAaggcgttgatatggctcctacTAGAAGAGCAAACCAAGACACTTCTTGAGTCCAGGATGAGAACAATACTCGTCTTTCTGGTGCAGGTGGCCCCCCACCTAATGGTCCTCAGCCCACCATTCCATTTATCTCCCGAGGAGTTAAACAAGATTATAACTGATGCTGTTAAGATGGCCATGGCAAAGAAGACTCCTACTCATCATTCCAGTCATCCTGAGCAGCAACGTGAGCAACCTCAGGAggaggagagaagggaggaGGAAAGAAATCAAGTGCAAGATCTAAATCTCCAACTGTGGCAGAGGAGTTGGAGGAATTAAGGAAGAAGGTGAAGGCATTGGAAGGACAAGTTGTTTCTAAGAGCGGTATTCAAGTTGCGAAGGGTTGTCCATTCTCTGATGTCATCGTCCGGGAACCGCTACCCGGGCATTTCAAATCAGCCAAAATCAAGGACTATGATGGGAGTTCTGATCCCTAGGAGCACCTTGCTCGCTTCGAAAACATGGCCATGTTGCATTCATATGGGGACCAAATCAAGTGTAAAGTATTCCTAACTACCCTGGTCGATTCTGCACAAAGATGGTTCGAAGGGTTGGCACCACAAAGCATCaattgctttgaagattttccaAAAAGTATTTTTGCATCAATTTAGCAGCAGCAAGAAGTACAAGAAAACTGCTTTCAGCTTGTTTGAAGTAAAGCAGGGACAAGATGAAACCCTAAGGGCATATATCAAAAGATTCAACCGAGTGGCCCTGGATGTGCCGGCCTGTGCACCCGAGACGAAAACCATCGCGTTCACGCAAGGGGCTGTGGGAAGGGGATTTCTTTCGATCCTTGACCAAAAAATTGCCTGAGAACTTTGAAGATCTCTTGTCCCGGGCAGAAAAATACATTAATATGGAAGAGGCGCAGAACCAAAAGAGAGAAGCTTTGAAGAGAACCAGAGGAGACCGGGCTGTCAGGCCTGAAGAAAGAGCTCCCAAGAAAAGTGGCCCGGGACATTTCTCTCATGTACCTTTGAGAATTGCCCGGGATCGAGAGATTCAAGAATGCAGCTCGGATGTAGCCCCGCTTCCCAATCCAGTGACGAGGGCATCAAGGCCAGAGCAGAGAGGGTACTGCACCCTTCATAAAGATTGTTCTCACAACATCAGTGAATGTCGGACCCTAAGGAAGAAATCCAGTAAGCATCCTATGCCAGCATCCCATCCCCCTCGAGATAAGTCTAGACAGCCACCTTGGTTGTCTAGACGTCCCGGACCGAATATTCCTCCATAGTCAGCAGACATCCCGAGTGGAAGCAGGAGGGTGGAAACAAGTTCCCGAGAAGAAAGGAACAGACAAGTTGAGAGGAAGGACCCTTCCCCAAGCCGAGGAGTAATAAAAATGATCTCGGGAGTGTCCACAGATGGTGATTCCAATCGGGCCCGGAAAGCAAGGAGCAGGAGGGAGTGTTTGGAGGTTGATGGAGGGAGGAGAGACGAGCCAGTAATAATCTTTGGGCCAAAGGACCTCAGAGGAGTTAGTCTACCCCACAACGACGCTCTGGTCATCCAGACCCGAGTAGCTAATTATGATGCGTTGAGGATATTTGTTGACAATGGCAGTTCTGTCAATGTCATCTTTAAGGAGGCGCTGATCCAAATGGATTTACATGAATATCAATTAGAGGCGGTTGAGACTGCCTTGTTTGGTTTTGCTGTACATGTTGTGTACCCTGAAGGGGAAATCACCCTGCCCCTGACTTTGGGAACTGGAGACTTTTGAGGAAGACTGTGATGACTGTGTTTACAGTGGTGGATGCCTCGTCCTTGTACAATATCATATTGGGGAGGCCAACTATGAATGAGATGAGAGCTGTGGCCTCTACTTATCACCAGAAAATTAAATTTCCAGTTCGAGGACAGGTCGGGGAAGTCAAGGGAGATCAACTCTCTTCCCGGAGGTGTTACGGGGAGACCGTCCGGGTAGATCAGAAGAAGGCAAGGAGGGAAGGGGAGGAGAAAGAATGGCAAGAAGAAGGGGCTAAGGAGAGAGAGGTGCATTTTGTCGCTGAAGAAGAGCAAGAAATGGTGGAAATTGAGCCAGGAAAGCACGTCCGGGTGGCCCGGGACATCAGCACGTCCACCCGGGTAAATCTCTTGCAAtgtttaaaaactaacattAGTGTTTTCGCCTGGTCTCAACAGGAACTAACCGGGATCTCGCCCCAAGTGTCCGAGCATAAATTGAATATCCTCCCGGGATCCCGGCCCGTGAAGCAAAAGAAGAGGCACTTTGGCCCTGAAAAAGATAAAGTAATTAAAGAACAAGTGGGAGAATTGCTGAAGGCCGGGCATATCAGGGAAGTCGAATTCCCTACCTGGCTATCAAATGTGGTCCTCGTCCCGAAATCCACTGGGAAGTGGAGAATGTGTGTTGATTTCAGGGACCTGAATAAAGCCTGCTCCAAAGACTGCTATCCACTCCCCCGGATTGATCAGCTGGTAGATTTCACTTCTGGATGCGAGTTATTAAGCTTCCTGGATGCATATCAGGGGTATcatgatgaaacttaaaattaataatttattatatgttaaaacctgtattttaaaatttaagtttcattaaaattataaaattatgttattttagtattgtttgtttatatttaattgtcttactaaatatgttttattttcaggttttctacgtgttggtagaataatgataactcaagctagaaaattcaaatggaggtgactcaaacatgttcggaatccttgagaaattatctacaactttgcagaagacatgattgcctaaaaagatccttaagatgatcaaattgtgcaaatatcaaaaggaggacaaatttacttttactatgaccagcatatagtaaaaatatcataactatttcaatatttaaccaaatgaggtgaaccaagtggccaaattcatctacagacaattctccacatgtttgccgttttgagcagagtcaaattcggtgattaaagtcatggaacaaagcattgaaataagagacatggaattgaacttggaggagacaaagaatactattgcaactacatggcattaataaaaattttgaccctttctctcatttggcctataaatagaggccttgtgctagcttgagaatcattctatctcattgtaaaatatagtgtgagtatgtatcaaagttctaagttccaatatattttctttcatgttctcaactatgagtgatattttagtgttgatcaaaagtaattttatggcaagctaaatctattatgtcaaggtgaagaggatgcattcttggtgaagtaagattgtttatattttgtatattctttctttatttcttttcatttagctaacttattattattgtaggtataaaaatgaattatttgttggtatcaatttacatcaaatgcttgataccattaaagtggttatcttgatttgttgtttaattttgatacaataaatatttattaaatcataatatttcatttagaacaaccggcagagccacgctatcgtctaaatgaaatattatgatattattatataaatatatacatatatatattgttctaaatgaaatattatgatttaatactaacatctaacaatctaacatttactttatcgcaactaacttttatttttcgcatctaacttttactttctcgcaactaacttttactttatcgcaactaatatttactttatcgcaactaacttttactttaccgcaattaacttattaaatcaatatatttcatttaggcaatagcgtggctctgccggttgttctaaatgaaatataatgatttaatttaacatttactttatgcaattatttatttatatagtcataattataatcataggtaccatatataaaatatcggttaattcggtattttctatagtgggaactatattatattatgtgtgtgtttaattttcttggaaccattatttatggtggtttcttttgttttacttttagttaaacaatattacataaaccaagaataaatcctcaagccttgacaaaatttataatttgtaaacttcattcttgcatttggtaatatataaattaataaatttaaactcaaaataacctctctgaggatcgatctcgtacttacgaattatattacttgcagacaacctacacttgggtgaattattatttaagtagtagcataTCACCAAATCCCCTTAgctctggaagatcaagataaagccaGTTTTATCACCTCCGGGGGCACCTTCTGCTATGTtgttatgccttttggattaAAGAATGCAGTGGCTACATATCAACGCCTGATGAATCTTGTCTTCCAAAAGCAAATAGGTCGGAATATTGAGGTGTATGTGGACAACATTTTAATCAAGACCTGGGAAATCTCCCACTTTGTTGATGATCTAGCTGAAACATTCACCACTTTGAAGCAATACGGAATAAAGCTCAACCCGGACAAATGTGTGTTTGGGGTCAGAAGTGGTAAATTCTTGGGTTTCTTGGTAACTGACAGGGGAATCGAAGTCAACcctgaaaaaatcaaagcaataatggaCATGCCTTCTCCTCAATCTGTCCGAGATGTGCAAAAGttaaccgggaggattgctgcCCTGTCACACTTCATCTACCGATCTGCCCATCGGAGTTATCCATTTTTCCAAGTCCTGAGAAAAGCGCAAAAATTTGGTTGAGACGACAAATGCGAACAGGCTTTTCAAGGCTTGAAGAAACATCTGGCTGAATTGCCTATTCTGGCCAAGCCCGAGCCCGGGAAAAAATTATGGGTCTACCTCTCCGCTACTGAATTTGCTGTTAGTTCTGTGCTTGTCCGGGAAGAAGGAGCCGATCAGAAACCGATATATTATGTCAGTCATGTCCTTCGAGGAGCAGAATTAAAATACAGTGAGGTGGAAAAAATAGCATTGGCCCTGGTGATGACTGCTCGGAAACTAAGGCCTTATTTTCTATCACATCCCATTGTGGTCCTCAGCAACTCTCCATTCGAGAGGATCATGACTCACGCCGAAGTCTCCGGAAGAATGGTTAAATGACTTTGGAACTCGGGGAGTATGACATTGAATACAAACCCCGAGCTGCTATAAAAGCCCAAGAATTGACAGATTTCTTAATAGAAATGATTCAACCAGTAGAAGAAAAGGTCTGGAGGGTGTTTGTTGATGGTGCATCAAATTTATCAGGATGTGGAGTGGGGGTGGTCCTGGTTTCCCCATCAGAAGAGAAAATCAAGCTGGCTTTGAGGATTGATTCCAGGTTCACCAATAACGAAGCAGAGTATGAGGCTGTTTTGGCAGGGTTGCAGGCTGCCCGAAAAGTCGGTGCTTCCCGGGTCATTATTTATTCTGACTCCCAATTGGTTACACAGCAGGTAAAGGGAACATTTGAGGCCAAGAACGAAAAAATGCTCAAATATTTAGGGCTCATCACTGCCCGGGCAGCGTCTCTGACCGACTGGAGTATCGAGCAAATTCCCCGGGAAGAAAATGCAGAAGCTGACACCTTAGCCAAATTGGCTGCTTCCATGACAGAAATAAGCACCCGGGAAGTTCTTTGTTTTACCCGATTGATGCTCTCTACTGATGAAAAAGTACCCCCAGTCCAGAAAAGCTCGTGCATGACTCATATCGTTGAGTATATAGTCCATGGCAAGCTCCCAGAAGATCGGGCCCGAgccacaaaaattaaaaaacaagCGCCCAGGTTCGtctttttgaatgatgtttTATACAGACGATCATATCAAGGCCTATTACTCAAATGCTTATCAGAAGATGAGGTGGAGTATGTCCTCCGGGAAATACACGAAGGATGCTGTGGTGAACACCTCGGTGGGACTGCTCTGTCTTGAAAAGCTATCTTGGCCGGATTCTGGTGGCCCCAAATGAATCAGGATGCTGCCCGACTTGTTCAAAAATGCCAGGGTTGTCAACACCATTCCAATTTTCATCATCGCCCAGCTGCTAGTATGGAACCAATCTCCGTATCATGCCCTTTTGACCAATGAGGTTTGGATATTGTGGGTCCCTTTCCCATACCCCGGGCACAGAAAAAGTTCCTTCTTGTGGCTGTGGATTATTTCTCTAAATGGATAGAGGCCGAGCCCTTAGCCAAGATTACTGAGGATGAAGTCATGAAAGTTTCTTTGGAAGAATATCGTTTGCAGATTTGGCATCCCGAGAAAATTGATTTCAGACAATGGGAGACAATTTCAAGGAAAGAAAATCATTTCATGGTGTCAAGAAATGAAGATTATTCAATCTTTCACCTCCGTAGCATACCCTCAAGCTAATGGCCAGACTGAAATGATTAATAGAATCATTGTTCAGGCATTGAAAGCCCGGCTCCATGGGAAAGGTAAAGATTGGATGGAAGAACTGCCGAGTGTATTATGGGGGTATCGAACTACACCACGAACAACTATTCGGGAAACTCCTACAGTCTTGTTTATGGTTCAGAAGCAGTCCTACCTGTGGAGATTGGGCAATCTTCTActcgggtagaatcttacccgagCAACAATGATCAATTTCGGGCCattgaatttgattttattgAAGAAAGAAGGGACCGGGCAGCCATTCGAATGGAAGATTATCGCAGCCAGGGTGATGAAATCTTACAACAAGCATGTTCAATCGCGCAATTTTCAAGTAGGGGACTTGGTTATGAAGAAGGTCAAGCCAGTGCGTGATGTGGGAAAATTAGAAGCGAGGTGGGAAGGACCCTTCCAAATAGTTCGAAGATTCAGCTCAGGGCAGCTTATTACCTCGAAGATCCTCAGGGACACATTCTTAAGAGACCGTGGAATGCTTTTCATTTAAAGAAGTATTATGTTTAAAAGCACTTGTATCTACTGTTTCTACATCAAATAAAGAAATTGTTCTGGAAAAAATGtctactaagtccagggacccgtaccctggcccggaggacccgtaccccggtcatatcctaagtccagggactcgtaccctggcccagggacccgcaccctgttatctactaagtccagggacccgtaccttgGCCCAGAGATCCGCACCCTCGTCATCTACTAAGTCCAAGGACCCGTACCTTGGCCCGAGGACCCGTACCTCGGTCATCTCCTAAGACCGAGGACCCGCGCCCCGGTCATCTCAAATCCAAGGACTTGTACCTTGGCCCGGAGACTCGCACCCTGATCATTCTTCAAAGATCAAGGATTATATCCCGATTTAAAAGTGTTTGGAGAAGATTGATTAAAATCTACAAGGGTATTTAAAGCAAAGTATTcactcaaaattatcaaacacAAGGAATATAGAGcataatattttcattaacGGGAAGAAATTTACAAGGTGCCCGGAAGCCCgggaaatataaaaaaaaggaGAGAAACCTAAATCCTAATCTATTTTGGGGTCTTGACCCTGGTCCTTCTCCTCTTCCTCATCCAAGAGGGATGCAGCGGCCTTCTCCAAATCTGGAAAGTCCTCCCGGTCTGCTGGGATAAGACCCGCCTCTTCAAACTGCTCCAGGAATTTGTTAAAGCCCTGTTCGAAGTAGGGAAAGGCTTTATCAGCCAACATCTTCTTGAACTCCGGGGACTTCAGAAAATTGGCCATTTGATCTTCCTGGGCAGTCTTCATGAGACTTATTGCAGCCTGGAAATCCTCAGCCCGGACGCGGGAGGACTCCGCCTTTGCCTTTGCTGCTTTCGCCTCCGCCCGGGCCTCAGCAAGCTCCACTTGGTCCAGGTCCATTTGCTGTTGCCAGCAGGCCTTCTCCCGAGCCAAGACATGCTCATGGAGGTCCTTCAGTCGGTTCACTTCCTCCTGAAGCTTATCATGCATTTCCCGGGCAGAGGTGGCCTGTGTGTGGGCCCTTTAGCAGCTTGAGCCACTCGCTCAAAGGAGGCCATGAGCATCTGCAAACCCTGTAAACATGGAAAGTTaggaaaaaattaatatgataAAATCAAATGATGACACGTAGAGATACTTACAGAGAAGGACCGGGCTACTCCTTCGCATAGCATCTCGTTAGGGTGGAGCCCTTGTAAATGCCCCACCTCATCACGGCACAGAAGGCCCCGAATCATCTTCACGAGATCCGAGCTGACATCGTCCCCGAAGATGTTGGGAAGATTCCAGGGCCTTCCACCGGATGGACCAGCAGACAACCCGGTGAGTGGAGGAGACCGGATGATCTCCTCGGGTACATCTTCCAAGGCCACCGTCTCGATGACCGGCTCCATAGTAGCTTTCTTCTTTCGATGATTAAGAGGCGCCTGGTCTTCCTCAATGACCGGGGAGATGGGCTCCTCCCGGATGGGTATCGCTTTCTCCCGGGCTTTCGTCTCTGCTCGAACCCGGTTCTCCTCCATCTCCCGGGCCTCAGCCTCCGCCCGGGCATGATGCTCTTCCTGCTCTTGAATTTCCCGGGCCTTCTTCTGCTCGGCCTTTCTTTTGGCAGCAGCCTCCTAAAAACTCGCCTTGATCATTTCTTCGGCTGCATCATAAATCGACATGTCAGACAGTTAAGCATGCAAAAGATACATAAACCAAGGAAAGTAGTTTACCAGCCTGCGACCCGGGATGATCAAACTCATCTATCATCTGGTCTACAGGGTCTTCAGGCCGGGACCCAACCCCGTAATGAACCAGATTATTTCCCCCGATCAATACAGAGGATAAGAAGAACTGTTTCTCCAAAGCATCCCAGACCTGGGTAAAGAGAGGAAGAAGTTTGAAGTCTCGGGGGAGCTCGGGTTGAGTGGGCAGAGAGGATAGAAAGCCCAGAGCACAGGTTGGAAGGGTTGGAAAttgtaaaaagaaaattttgtctTCCACCCCTTCAAAGAAGAAGGGATATCAGTTAAAAACCGATAATGCATCCGGGCCATGAAAGAAAAGACCCCGTCATTAAGTCGGCAAGAATAAAAATAATGGAAAATATAGGAGTTGATCAGAAGGGATTTCATGCGAAACAAAACAAAAGTGGCTGCCATTATCCTAAAGGCATTGGGGTGGAATCGGGAAGCGAAGCCCGCTCCTAAGTTGTTCTAGGAAGAAAGTATGGAAGCCGGGAGGAGGGGTGTCCGGGTGGTCGTTTGGCCCGAGGATTTTGATTTTATAGGTGGATGAGATAGAACCCAGAGACCTAATCTCTTCTATACTACCCGGGCGAAGGGTAGAAGTTACAGTAGAAAACCACAAGGGCCCTGCTACTTGTTCTTTTCCCTTGCCCGAGGTCCCGGTTGGTCGGGAGGAAGACACTTTGGCCTGTTTTTTAGGAAGGGGTCGGGAGGAAATAATGGGTATACCTATTGGGATGTGAACGGATGTTTCAGAAGGGGTCGGGGAGTTATCCTCCGATCGACCCCTGACGTTCTTACCGGATGTGGATgaggtggaattggacatgatgAAGAAACAGAGTAGGGAAGAGGGGACTTACTAAGAATGGTGGTGGAGAGTTGGTAGTGGAAATCGCCGGAAAACAAGAGTGCACATCGGAATAGCTTGAGGATAAAATTTGGCAGAGCTTCGCTACAAGTTTCGATTTGCAagtgatttttcaaaaatcagtCATCTACTATATATAGGAGGAGGAGAATGATCCTCGCCGTTGATCTAAAACGAATCGAACGGACCAGATCAGCCTCGAAAATTGAGCGGCATGATTAGGCGGGATATTTGAAAAGACATGCGCATAAATCGAGGCGTCATGATCATTTATCTGCTCGAAATATGTACATATTCTGACAACTTTTCAGTAGGGGACACGTCATTATAACATCGCATTAATTGCCTGGAAAAACCAAACGACAAAATATTATAAGCCCGGGGGGTGTAAGAGCCCGACATCTTATCTATAAGCCCGGGTGGTGTAAGAGCCCGGCATCTTATCTATAAGCCAGGGcgatatgaggccccgacatcttatGCTGAGCCCGGGGGATACGAGGCCCCGACACTTTATTTTAAGCTCAGGAGACATTAGGTCCTGGCATTTCAGTTTCACTTATCggttatatattattaagtttACATTAATTTATTTGCAGAAGATTAAAGAAACAACGTATGTCAATTACAAATTTTATTAAGAAAATATTCGATGCCATGTTATGTTATCCATTATCGAAGCTACAGAATCTTGCCACACAGTTATCCAATCAGTCAATTCATGAATTCGAAGATTGGTAAAGGACTCAGCAGTTGAAATCTTGTTCAGCTGATGTCATTCCTTCCACAGCATCGCATGCAACAGAACTTGATCGGTAGCTAGATCTGCAACTTGATCTACTTCAAACTCTCACTTATATTTCCTCATTACTGCTTTTTGCGCACAAGTAAGAGCCAAACAATTTTGGTGCATGTTATTGAGATCTTGAATCTTATACCAGGAAGACATGACCTTTACCCAGATGTACTCTTCAATAGTCCTCTTCAGATCCTCCAGATAAGGACGTATTTCGCTTGTTACTTGAACGTGCGTACTACTGCAAGCATCGGAATCACTTGAACTCGACATATTGGACTGATACTCACATTTCATTTATatcgtcttatttatagacaagtGACATTTAATATTGAGGAAGTCGGAAGGTCTCAAACCAATCGAAACGCCTTCTCATTTATTCAGGAGGAGGGAGCTAATCACAGCCATTGATCTATGAACATATGAACGTTCAGGATTAATTTTGGAAGTTGAGCCGAACAGACGAAATGACGTGCACGAATATCAATGTGTCAGACTTATCGGATTCTCGGAATATGAAACGATTTTCGGCAATATAAATGCTAAAAGCATGCGTCATAATGACACCCCGTTGACTACCCGAGAACCCTAACCGACGAGAAATCTAAGCCCGGGAGATATAAGGCCCCGACACCTTATTCTAAGCTCGGGcgatatgaggccccggcatcttattctGAGCCCGGGcgatatgaggccccggcatcttattctAAGCTCGGGCGATATGAGGCAGCGGCACCTTATTCTAAGCCCGAGATATAAGAGGTCCCGATATTTCGATTTATTGTTTATCCGTTATTTATCTTCGACTAATGTCAGTTAGCTTTGTCAGTTATTCAATTCATGATATATgcatcaactgatgaaatttaaAGATACTGGGAAAATAAACTACAGAGACGaactagaagaaatatttttcatattatcCGCTTAACAGAAATTAACACGGATTACATCAAAATATTCATCTTCTACAGCAGCCTCCCATTTTCTCAACCAACTGGTTAAGGCACCGGTGGAAGTCTTGAGGAAGTTGTCTGAATCAACAATCTGGTGGAGGATTTTCCTTTCCTTCCGAAGCATCAGTTGGTAGACATGTCCATCAGTAAAGATGTCCGACCCCTCAGCTATGTGCAAGTGGTCCCGAAATTTCTTCATCTTTGCCACCAGTCTGGAAGTGGTAGCTTCTCCAGTTTCATAAAGAAACTTCAGCCCCTGAAGCTCTTCCCAATAGCAAAGAATTTtatggaagacttcatcttccataTAAGCTTTTCGAGCCTCCAAAGCAGATTCCTTGCAAGCCTCAGCTATATCAGGAGTCCTTGAGCTACTTGCGCCAACCATTATACTGCTTGGGTAATAATTTGCTAATATGATTGAAAATTAGATGGGTTACTATGTATAGGAGTAAGGAATTGATCACAGCTGTTGATCTTTGAATGCATGAACGGTCAGGATGGATATTGGAAGTTGTACCAGGTAGCC from Primulina tabacum isolate GXHZ01 chromosome 14, ASM2559414v2, whole genome shotgun sequence includes:
- the LOC142523700 gene encoding uncharacterized protein LOC142523700; its protein translation is MISGVSTDGDSNRARKARSRRECLEVDGGRRDEPVIIFGPKDLRGVSLPHNDALVIQTRVANYDALRIFVDNGSSVNVIFKEALIQMDLHEYQLEAVETALFGFAVHVVYPEGEITLPLTLGTGDF
- the LOC142523702 gene encoding uncharacterized protein LOC142523702: MTVFTVVDASSLYNIILGRPTMNEMRAVASTYHQKIKFPVRGQVGEVKGDQLSSRRCYGETVRVDQKKARREGEEKEWQEEGAKEREVHFVAEEEQEMVEIEPGKHVRVARDISTSTRVNLLQCLKTNISVFAWSQQELTGISPQVSEHKLNILPGSRPVKQKKRHFGPEKDKVIKEQVGELLKAGHIREVEFPTWLSNVVLVPKSTGKWRMCVDFRDLNKACSKDCYPLPRIDQLVDFTSGCELLSFLDAYQGYHDET